One segment of Alistipes finegoldii DSM 17242 DNA contains the following:
- a CDS encoding FecR family protein, giving the protein MNKPTLDKVRDYFYGRCNDGEEVRIQQWFADNGNSSEADRLLGALLDEVRSENPALAQAAFEEFCRRIGHSVPARTAPRRLTTVVRWTQRIAAVLIVPLLIAVSLLYTKIAHTPEWEEVLVPAGQRSELRLADGTLLWLNSGTRVTYPTHFNGRQRKIFVDGEVYAEVMHDKRHPFVISAGDVEVEVLGTKFNMRAYNSDQLVEVALVEGSVRFDVNSDKCDDEVVMVRNDVAQYDRLTGALEMTSFQSENYKSRATGGGFYFFNESLDGITAQLARCFDQKIIITDPELAGVRFYAFFTNNESLLKILGTLNTDKSMSIRERNDVIYISRKK; this is encoded by the coding sequence ATGAACAAACCGACATTAGATAAAGTCCGGGACTACTTCTACGGCCGCTGCAACGACGGCGAGGAGGTCCGCATCCAGCAATGGTTCGCCGACAACGGCAATTCGTCCGAAGCCGACCGGCTGCTCGGCGCCCTGCTCGACGAGGTGCGGAGCGAAAACCCCGCGCTGGCGCAGGCTGCGTTCGAAGAGTTCTGCCGCCGCATCGGCCATTCCGTTCCGGCGCGCACCGCACCGCGCCGTCTGACGACCGTCGTCCGGTGGACGCAGCGGATCGCCGCCGTGCTGATCGTCCCGCTGCTGATCGCCGTCTCGCTCCTCTACACCAAGATCGCGCACACTCCCGAATGGGAGGAGGTGCTCGTGCCGGCGGGCCAGCGCAGCGAGCTGCGCCTTGCCGACGGAACGCTCCTGTGGCTCAATTCGGGCACCCGCGTAACCTATCCGACCCACTTCAACGGCCGCCAGCGCAAAATCTTCGTGGACGGCGAGGTCTACGCCGAAGTCATGCACGACAAGCGGCATCCCTTCGTCATCTCGGCCGGCGACGTCGAGGTCGAAGTCCTCGGCACCAAATTCAACATGCGGGCCTACAACAGCGACCAGCTGGTCGAAGTGGCGCTGGTCGAGGGCAGCGTGCGTTTCGACGTGAACAGCGACAAATGCGACGACGAGGTCGTCATGGTCCGCAACGACGTCGCGCAGTACGACCGCCTGACGGGAGCGCTGGAAATGACCTCTTTCCAGAGCGAAAACTATAAATCGCGCGCCACGGGCGGCGGCTTCTACTTCTTCAACGAGTCGCTCGACGGCATCACCGCACAGCTGGCCCGCTGCTTCGACCAGAAAATCATCATCACCGATCCCGAACTGGCCGGCGTGCGCTTCTACGCCTTCTTCACCAACAACGAGTCGCTGCTCAAGATCCTCGGCACGCTCAACACCGACAAATCGATGTCCATCCGCGAACGCAACGACGTGATCTACATATCCCGAAAGAAATAA
- a CDS encoding RNA polymerase sigma-70 factor has product MKESVYNTFVNCDPQEQDLLRQLIRGDIAGYEVLFHKYYPTFFAFIKGMTKETAVAEDIAQNIFMKVWLNREKLDAAKSIRNYLFVLAKHEIYNYFRTKSRTFTTLKEAIAQTESKGGGNLPSRNEIEEKLDLAETAEQVETIVGKMPPQRQQIFRMSRFEHMPSREIAEQLNLSVRTVDKHLELALKELRKYLNIIPAIIVFLDILP; this is encoded by the coding sequence ATGAAAGAATCCGTTTATAACACCTTCGTCAATTGCGATCCGCAAGAGCAGGACCTGCTCAGGCAGCTCATCCGCGGCGACATCGCGGGTTACGAGGTGCTGTTCCACAAATACTACCCGACGTTCTTCGCCTTCATCAAGGGCATGACCAAAGAGACCGCCGTTGCGGAGGACATCGCGCAGAATATCTTCATGAAAGTTTGGCTGAACCGCGAAAAGCTGGATGCGGCCAAATCCATCCGCAACTACCTTTTCGTGCTGGCCAAACACGAGATATACAACTACTTCCGCACCAAGAGCCGCACGTTCACGACCCTAAAGGAGGCTATCGCGCAGACCGAAAGCAAGGGGGGGGGAAACCTGCCTTCGCGGAACGAGATCGAGGAGAAGCTCGATCTGGCGGAGACTGCCGAGCAGGTCGAGACCATCGTCGGAAAGATGCCCCCGCAGCGGCAGCAGATTTTCCGCATGTCGCGTTTCGAGCACATGCCGAGCAGGGAGATCGCCGAACAACTGAACCTGTCGGTACGCACCGTGGACAAGCATCTTGAGCTGGCGCTGAAGGAGCTGCGCAAATACCTCAACATCATTCCGGCCATCATCGTCTTTCTGGACATCCTGCCCTGA